From bacterium, a single genomic window includes:
- a CDS encoding lytic transglycosylase domain-containing protein — protein sequence MDLMDGEVARFLTESNQKGLGISSMLYKQLSSILEMEGGGMSNSDKISGFNSYNRGLRPEIQYNADIKSYDKYIRDSAAKYGVDPALIYAVIERESSGNPMASSGKGAKGLMQLVDATAKDMGVRDVYNPKENIEGGTKYLRMMLDRFEGNVPLALAAYNSGPGNVEKYGGLPPFRETEEYVSRVMESFNNYKLTLAQNQIKTSDV from the coding sequence ATGGATTTAATGGATGGCGAAGTTGCGAGATTCCTCACTGAATCAAATCAAAAAGGCCTGGGCATAAGCAGTATGCTGTATAAACAGCTCTCCTCTATACTTGAGATGGAGGGAGGCGGCATGTCAAATTCGGACAAAATTTCCGGATTTAACTCTTATAATAGAGGCCTGAGGCCTGAAATTCAGTATAATGCAGATATAAAATCCTATGACAAGTACATTCGGGATTCAGCAGCAAAATACGGAGTTGACCCTGCTTTAATCTATGCTGTTATTGAAAGGGAGTCTTCAGGGAACCCTATGGCTTCGTCCGGCAAAGGTGCAAAAGGCCTGATGCAGCTTGTAGATGCAACAGCAAAGGATATGGGAGTAAGAGATGTTTATAACCCCAAAGAAAATATAGAGGGAGGCACGAAATATCTGCGTATGATGCTTGACCGCTTCGAAGGTAACGTACCTCTTGCTCTTGCCGCATATAACAGCGGGCCGGGCAATGTAGAAAAATACGGAGGCCTGCCTCCGTTTCGGGAAACAGAAGAATATGTCTCCCGTGTAATGGAAAGTTTCAATAATTACAAATTGACATTAGCACAAAACCAAATTAAAACATCTGATGTATAA